In Tenacibaculum pacificus, a single window of DNA contains:
- a CDS encoding single-stranded DNA-binding protein, with translation MNKLKNKVQLIGNLGNDPEIITLESGKKLAKFSIATNESYKNSAGEKIVDTQWHNLIAWNRTAEIIEKYFTKGKEVMIEGRLTSRSYENATGEKRYVTEVIVSDFLMLGNKS, from the coding sequence ATGAATAAGTTAAAAAATAAAGTGCAATTAATAGGAAACTTAGGTAATGACCCTGAAATTATTACTTTAGAAAGTGGTAAAAAATTAGCTAAATTTTCAATAGCAACTAATGAATCTTATAAAAATTCGGCAGGCGAAAAAATAGTTGATACACAGTGGCATAATTTAATAGCTTGGAATAGAACTGCAGAAATTATTGAAAAATATTTCACTAAAGGAAAAGAAGTGATGATTGAAGGAAGATTAACCTCACGCTCTTATGAAAATGCTACAGGTGAAAAAAGATATGTAACCGAAGTTATAGTAAGTGATTTTTTAATGTTAGGTAATAAGTCTTAA